One region of Termitidicoccus mucosus genomic DNA includes:
- a CDS encoding sodium:solute symporter family transporter has protein sequence MQIHTVDLLILAAYFGIIVALGFWFSRKNTSTDNYFLGGRSMPGWLLGVSLISSIMSSMTFIAGPADSFKTAWFRTVQHLAVPLGGMLAAWVFVPFFRRGTISSAYEYLHKRFGASISAYAAVAFMVMQVMRASMIMYLLAIILQSMTGVRYEWCLIIGVAVSGVYTVKGGLKAVVYLDVVQTGLLLLGAFLLLGVIFSGIGGGIPAVFSEAWVANKLSFWDIDNRTGEFGPTSWAWSFSEKTVTTFFFVGILSFLIGCLDQINVQRWCAAKSAREARKSILVLGFGALPIWFAFKFIGTALFVYFSHNPDPVASAILAGDGAYKAEMIVPHFIVTYLPVGIAGLVIAGAMAAAMGSLSACISSSGMVWVGDIYKKYIKKTGDDRHYLLVGKLASGAVTMCILVSAMLVHTANTSTLADLHTSAVAVLGGSVPGLFFLGMFTRRGNKYGAWAGIAAAMCYTLYMLLGQVGALPAGWRLPIHIYYLAFFGNMIVLGAGYLVSRLTRRRTADLKNLTVWDQEKTPLV, from the coding sequence ATGCAAATACACACGGTAGATTTATTGATATTGGCCGCCTACTTCGGAATCATTGTCGCGCTGGGCTTCTGGTTCTCGCGCAAGAACACTTCGACCGACAATTATTTTCTTGGCGGGCGTTCCATGCCCGGCTGGCTGCTCGGCGTGAGTCTCATCAGTTCGATCATGAGCTCGATGACCTTTATCGCCGGCCCCGCGGACAGCTTCAAGACCGCGTGGTTCCGCACCGTGCAGCACCTCGCGGTGCCGCTCGGCGGCATGCTGGCGGCGTGGGTGTTCGTGCCTTTTTTCCGACGGGGGACGATCAGCTCGGCGTATGAATACCTCCATAAACGCTTCGGTGCGTCGATTTCCGCCTATGCGGCGGTCGCATTCATGGTCATGCAGGTCATGCGGGCCAGCATGATCATGTATTTGCTCGCGATCATCCTCCAGTCCATGACCGGTGTGCGGTATGAATGGTGCCTGATTATCGGCGTGGCGGTCAGTGGTGTTTACACCGTGAAGGGCGGATTGAAGGCCGTCGTGTATCTCGACGTCGTCCAGACCGGGCTTTTGTTGCTCGGGGCGTTTTTATTGCTCGGCGTCATATTCTCGGGGATCGGCGGAGGCATTCCCGCGGTGTTCAGCGAAGCGTGGGTCGCAAACAAACTTTCCTTTTGGGACATTGACAACCGGACGGGGGAATTCGGGCCGACCAGCTGGGCATGGTCCTTTTCGGAAAAAACGGTGACCACATTTTTCTTTGTCGGTATCCTGTCTTTTCTGATTGGCTGCCTGGATCAGATCAACGTGCAGCGGTGGTGCGCGGCGAAAAGCGCCCGGGAGGCGAGGAAATCGATATTGGTGCTGGGATTCGGCGCCTTGCCCATCTGGTTTGCGTTCAAGTTTATCGGCACGGCGTTGTTTGTGTATTTTAGCCACAACCCCGACCCGGTGGCCTCTGCGATCCTGGCCGGGGACGGCGCCTATAAGGCGGAAATGATCGTGCCGCACTTTATTGTTACTTATCTGCCGGTGGGCATCGCGGGCCTTGTGATAGCCGGCGCCATGGCGGCGGCCATGGGCTCCCTCAGCGCCTGCATAAGCTCGTCGGGCATGGTGTGGGTGGGGGACATATATAAGAAATATATCAAGAAGACCGGCGACGACCGGCATTATCTCCTGGTCGGGAAGCTCGCCTCGGGTGCTGTCACGATGTGCATTCTGGTGTCCGCCATGCTTGTGCACACGGCCAACACCAGCACGCTGGCCGACCTGCACACCAGCGCCGTCGCGGTGCTGGGCGGAAGCGTGCCGGGGTTGTTTTTCCTCGGCATGTTCACCCGGCGCGGAAACAAATACGGCGCATGGGCCGGCATTGCCGCGGCCATGTGCTACACGCTCTATATGTTGCTCGGGCAGGTCGGCGCGCTGCCGGCTGGCTGGCGCCTGCCGATACATATCTATTACCTCGCGTTTTTCGGCAACATGATCGTCTTGGGTGCGGGCTATCTGGTGTCGCGTCTGACGCGCCGCCGGACCGCCGACCTGAAAAACCTCACTGTTTGGGACCAGGAAAAAACACCGCTGGTGTGA
- a CDS encoding alpha/beta hydrolase has product MNALPRMSGQGAQAEPITYNTKTNLPYYDDAALKGAAEYQRNQCRMDIYYPGNRTAFPTVIWFHGGGLTGGKRRFPALKNEGCALVAVSYRLSPQGAFPCFLEDAAAATAWVVKNIASLGGDPAKVFISGHSAGGYLAAMVGMDARWLAPYGVSNQQLAGIIPVSAQVTTHFTVKKLRNDTGPQFRPLIDEYAPLYHASKDLPPICLIVGDRRIEFKSRVEENELLAVSLKNLGHSQVEFYEMGGLDHGAVSEGGMIILRKYIKRILGQREKNGASQNAAGEAP; this is encoded by the coding sequence ATGAACGCGCTGCCGCGAATGAGCGGACAAGGCGCTCAAGCGGAACCGATCACCTATAATACAAAGACGAATCTCCCATATTATGACGATGCCGCATTGAAAGGCGCGGCGGAATACCAGCGCAACCAGTGCCGGATGGATATATATTATCCGGGAAACCGGACCGCTTTTCCCACTGTCATCTGGTTTCACGGCGGCGGGCTGACCGGAGGAAAGCGCCGATTCCCGGCGCTCAAGAACGAGGGCTGCGCCCTGGTCGCCGTCAGCTACCGGCTTTCCCCGCAGGGCGCCTTCCCCTGTTTTCTTGAGGACGCCGCCGCGGCCACGGCATGGGTCGTCAAAAACATCGCCTCGCTCGGCGGTGACCCGGCCAAGGTGTTTATCTCCGGCCATTCGGCGGGCGGCTACCTTGCCGCAATGGTCGGCATGGATGCGCGCTGGCTGGCGCCTTATGGGGTATCGAACCAACAACTGGCCGGAATCATTCCCGTCAGCGCCCAGGTCACGACGCACTTTACCGTGAAAAAATTACGCAATGACACAGGCCCCCAATTCCGCCCGTTGATTGATGAATATGCCCCGTTATACCACGCTTCCAAGGATCTGCCGCCAATCTGCCTCATTGTCGGTGACAGGCGCATCGAGTTTAAAAGCCGTGTGGAGGAAAATGAACTCCTGGCGGTGAGCCTGAAAAATCTCGGCCATTCGCAGGTTGAATTTTATGAAATGGGCGGATTGGACCACGGCGCCGTGTCCGAGGGGGGGATGATTATTTTAAGAAAATATATAAAACGGATTCTCGGGCAACGCGAAAAGAACGGCGCTTCCCAAAATGCGGCGGGGGAAGCGCCATAG
- a CDS encoding FAD-dependent oxidoreductase: MTETTTAVNPPIGSTVTEPARRLPVRAQVDVAVCGGGPSGFIAAVAAARAGASVLLLERYGFLGGMATAGMVGPLSKFNLGGERIVDGIPGEFIRALHAAGGAIINLPSGNVPYDVELYKLAAQSITRRSGAGILLHAQVAGAIASREDPGRLTHVVIETKSGREAVAANQFIDCTGTGDLVARAALPCEMRNRRASGELQPMSLYFRLGGVDTDKLNVLMAHDGTKYANPELRAVLAEEVKAGRLRNFGGPWTVHGSTIRPGEVSVNATRITGNAADADDLSLSELVLREEVPVMIDSFRRHHKAFAHCYLIETATQIGIRETRAIRGLYTLTAEDVLTARPFSDAVALGGHPIDMHRADSSSQSVQFLTVPYHIPYRTLVPEGSKNVLVAGGTLSATREAFGSARVQAQCMALGQAAGVAAALCAQSGESVSRLDGAALSARLKADGVLV; this comes from the coding sequence ATGACAGAAACCACCACGGCTGTTAATCCCCCCATCGGCTCCACCGTCACCGAGCCCGCTCGCCGCCTGCCCGTGCGCGCGCAGGTCGATGTCGCCGTCTGCGGCGGGGGGCCGTCGGGCTTCATCGCCGCGGTGGCCGCGGCGAGAGCGGGAGCCTCGGTGCTTTTGCTGGAACGCTACGGTTTTCTCGGCGGCATGGCGACGGCGGGCATGGTCGGCCCGCTGAGCAAGTTCAACCTCGGCGGCGAGCGCATCGTGGACGGCATCCCGGGAGAGTTTATCCGCGCGCTGCACGCGGCGGGTGGCGCCATCATCAACCTCCCGAGCGGAAACGTGCCCTACGATGTGGAATTATATAAACTCGCCGCCCAGAGCATCACGCGTCGCTCGGGCGCCGGCATTCTCCTGCACGCGCAGGTCGCCGGCGCGATTGCATCGAGGGAGGATCCGGGCCGGCTGACGCATGTGGTCATCGAGACCAAATCGGGACGCGAGGCCGTCGCCGCGAACCAGTTTATCGATTGCACCGGCACCGGCGACCTGGTGGCGCGGGCCGCTCTGCCCTGCGAGATGCGCAACCGGCGCGCGAGCGGCGAGCTTCAGCCGATGTCATTGTATTTCCGGCTCGGCGGCGTGGACACGGACAAGCTAAATGTGCTCATGGCGCACGACGGCACCAAGTATGCGAACCCGGAGTTGCGCGCGGTGCTGGCGGAGGAGGTGAAGGCCGGGCGCCTGCGCAATTTCGGCGGACCGTGGACCGTGCACGGCAGCACCATCCGCCCCGGCGAGGTGTCGGTCAACGCCACGCGCATCACCGGCAACGCGGCCGACGCGGACGACCTGTCCCTCTCCGAGCTCGTGCTGCGCGAGGAGGTGCCGGTCATGATTGATAGCTTCCGCCGCCATCACAAGGCGTTCGCCCATTGTTATCTGATCGAGACGGCCACGCAGATCGGCATCCGCGAGACGCGCGCCATCCGGGGATTATATACATTGACCGCCGAGGATGTCCTCACCGCCCGCCCCTTCTCGGACGCGGTGGCGCTGGGCGGCCACCCGATCGACATGCACAGGGCGGACAGCAGCAGCCAGAGCGTGCAGTTTCTCACCGTGCCCTATCATATCCCCTATCGCACGCTGGTGCCGGAGGGCTCGAAAAATGTGCTGGTCGCGGGCGGCACGCTCTCGGCGACGCGCGAGGCGTTTGGCTCCGCCCGCGTGCAGGCGCAGTGCATGGCGCTCGGCCAGGCGGCGGGCGTGGCCGCCGCGCTTTGCGCGCAGAGCGGGGAGTCCGTTTCCAGGCTCGATGGCGCGGCGTTGAGCGCGAGGCTGAAGGCGGACGGAGTGCTGGTTTGA
- a CDS encoding helix-turn-helix domain-containing protein, whose amino-acid sequence MHEFPSNRKLPGLPLLKRAITSGNARQSFIKLMELLLGAGLPRSAIVHENIPGGLPDSTDAGARGGTSLSYVSDCRFILALTGEHRTIRELANRRRDIVVRPGQLCWMPADSWYLVRNGPTRTMLSVIFQSDRTRFVWYHNLPLASSAAQPTQILLSHQTGSAPGGELAHALALMHAACPATAAAEAGSHTLAASARALLAWCLHELRADGNPGGAAPQPPDSGGRLVDEVSAYVTDHLQDDLSRDHVASVFGISPDHLTRLFRLHAAGGFTEFVTAARLRFAGQLLLKSKLSVKEIGSSCGFNSSAYFVKRFREHHGAPPLEWKDARRNRATPGPQGKPVETA is encoded by the coding sequence ATGCACGAATTCCCTTCGAACAGGAAACTCCCGGGGCTGCCCCTGCTCAAGCGTGCCATCACGTCGGGAAACGCCCGCCAGTCCTTTATAAAACTGATGGAGCTGCTGCTCGGCGCCGGCCTGCCGCGCTCGGCCATCGTGCACGAGAACATCCCCGGCGGCCTGCCCGATTCGACGGACGCGGGCGCGCGGGGCGGCACAAGCCTTTCGTATGTCTCCGACTGCCGGTTCATCCTCGCGCTGACGGGCGAACACCGCACCATCCGCGAGCTCGCCAACCGCCGGCGCGACATCGTGGTGCGGCCCGGCCAACTCTGCTGGATGCCGGCCGACAGCTGGTATCTCGTGCGCAACGGCCCCACGCGCACCATGCTGTCGGTGATTTTTCAAAGCGACCGCACGCGCTTCGTCTGGTATCACAACCTGCCGCTTGCCTCCTCCGCCGCCCAACCAACCCAAATCCTGCTGTCGCACCAGACCGGTTCCGCGCCCGGCGGCGAACTGGCGCACGCCCTCGCGCTCATGCACGCGGCCTGCCCGGCGACGGCCGCGGCGGAGGCGGGCTCGCACACCCTCGCCGCCTCCGCCCGCGCGCTGCTGGCTTGGTGCCTGCATGAACTGCGCGCCGACGGCAATCCCGGCGGCGCGGCCCCGCAGCCGCCCGACTCCGGCGGCAGGCTGGTGGACGAGGTCAGCGCCTATGTCACCGACCATTTGCAGGATGATCTTTCACGCGATCATGTGGCGTCGGTGTTTGGCATCAGCCCCGATCACCTCACCCGCCTGTTCAGGCTCCATGCCGCCGGCGGATTCACCGAGTTTGTCACCGCCGCGCGCCTGCGCTTCGCCGGGCAATTGCTCCTCAAGAGCAAACTTTCCGTCAAGGAAATCGGCTCGTCCTGCGGTTTCAACTCCAGCGCATATTTTGTGAAGCGGTTCCGCGAACACCATGGCGCGCCACCCCTCGAATGGAAGGACGCCCGGCGCAATCGCGCGACCCCCGGCCCGCAAGGGAAGCCAGTTGAAACCGCTTGA
- a CDS encoding DUF2961 domain-containing protein, translating into MPYSATCLRPLLLLAVLCAAMPAGLARPAVSIESLLLEMTNRDERARFPEPAFTCKQSSSYDRESVAPDKPGWFANRDRSMFLRVANNNGRREFVMMDTEGPGAIVRFWMTFSGKDSGRGTLRIYIDGEPVPAIEGAAFDILSGGLVTGAPLAASVPEATLYQRRGHNLYFPIPYAKHCKITYESQGLSEDDYGAKKPGTEAVYYNINYRTYAPSVEVVSYSTAEMQKNKDLVAATLKQLADGGRALPAKSSVLRLDADLQPGESRIFEANHAGAIQHLAMRLQAENKEQALRSTVLEIAFDGEKTVWVPVGDFFGIGYKQLYTNTWYTTASEDGIMQSYWIMPFAKKCTITLSNLGGQPVRIVDASASIKDWNWDDRSMHFGAGWRQYTRIQANPNDQASDINFARLKGKGVYVGDGIVLFNTNYRWWGEGDEKIYVDGEPFPSHFGTGTEDYYGYAWCRPETFTDHPFVAQPLGTGNFTPRYTVNARVRALDGIPFERSLHFDMELWSGGHTRINYAPVAFWYMVPGGENLAERDLAGVREPVALDRTDIYSPALDEKLGVEAENLIWVSTPSGVVSYQAHDTLPWSGGMQLFWKDAEVGNRAFFSFNSNVEGRFTLTGLFTTASDYGVFDIYLNGKKIFSKLDLGGELDIKPIKAGAVNILKGANLLEVELVRHAKGAAKKSHFGIDKLIFE; encoded by the coding sequence ATGCCATACTCCGCCACCTGCCTGCGTCCGCTTCTGCTCCTCGCCGTCCTCTGCGCCGCCATGCCGGCCGGCCTGGCCCGGCCCGCGGTCTCTATCGAGTCGCTGTTGCTGGAAATGACAAACCGCGACGAGCGCGCCCGGTTTCCCGAGCCCGCCTTCACCTGCAAACAGTCCAGCAGCTACGACCGTGAGAGCGTCGCGCCGGACAAGCCGGGCTGGTTTGCCAACCGCGACCGCTCCATGTTTTTGCGCGTGGCAAATAACAACGGGCGCCGCGAGTTTGTCATGATGGACACGGAAGGCCCCGGCGCCATCGTCCGCTTCTGGATGACCTTTTCGGGAAAAGACAGCGGACGCGGCACCCTGCGCATCTACATTGACGGAGAGCCGGTACCGGCCATCGAGGGAGCCGCGTTTGACATCCTGAGCGGCGGCCTCGTCACCGGCGCGCCGCTGGCCGCCTCGGTGCCCGAGGCAACCCTGTATCAAAGGCGCGGACACAATTTATATTTTCCGATCCCCTACGCGAAACACTGCAAGATCACCTACGAGAGCCAGGGCCTGAGCGAGGACGATTACGGCGCGAAAAAACCGGGCACGGAAGCCGTGTATTATAATATCAATTATCGCACCTACGCCCCTTCCGTGGAGGTCGTTTCCTACTCCACAGCGGAGATGCAAAAGAACAAAGATCTCGTTGCCGCCACCCTGAAACAACTCGCCGACGGCGGAAGGGCACTTCCGGCCAAGAGTTCGGTGCTGAGACTGGATGCCGATCTCCAACCCGGAGAAAGCCGGATCTTTGAAGCAAACCACGCCGGAGCGATCCAGCATCTGGCGATGCGCCTCCAGGCCGAAAACAAGGAGCAGGCGCTCCGCTCCACCGTGCTCGAAATTGCCTTCGATGGCGAAAAGACCGTCTGGGTGCCGGTCGGCGATTTTTTCGGCATCGGTTACAAGCAGCTTTATACCAACACATGGTACACGACAGCCAGCGAGGACGGGATAATGCAATCCTACTGGATCATGCCCTTCGCAAAAAAATGCACCATCACCCTGTCCAACCTGGGCGGCCAGCCCGTCCGCATCGTCGATGCGTCCGCCAGCATAAAGGACTGGAATTGGGATGATCGCTCCATGCATTTCGGCGCGGGCTGGCGGCAATACACCCGGATACAGGCAAACCCGAACGACCAAGCGTCGGATATTAATTTCGCGAGGCTGAAAGGGAAAGGCGTTTATGTCGGGGATGGCATTGTCTTGTTCAATACAAACTATAGATGGTGGGGCGAGGGAGATGAAAAAATCTACGTGGATGGAGAGCCATTCCCCTCCCATTTCGGCACCGGGACAGAAGATTATTATGGTTATGCCTGGTGCCGCCCTGAAACATTCACCGATCATCCGTTTGTCGCCCAACCATTGGGGACGGGCAATTTCACCCCTCGCTATACAGTCAATGCCCGCGTCCGGGCGCTGGATGGCATTCCTTTTGAACGCTCCCTCCATTTTGACATGGAATTATGGTCCGGAGGGCACACGAGGATCAACTACGCGCCGGTCGCGTTTTGGTATATGGTTCCCGGAGGAGAAAATCTCGCGGAGCGGGATCTGGCCGGTGTAAGGGAGCCCGTCGCGCTGGATCGCACCGACATATATTCACCCGCGCTGGACGAAAAACTGGGCGTGGAGGCGGAAAACCTGATATGGGTCAGCACGCCATCGGGCGTGGTTTCCTACCAGGCGCACGACACGCTGCCCTGGAGCGGCGGCATGCAGTTGTTCTGGAAGGACGCCGAGGTCGGCAACCGGGCGTTCTTCAGCTTCAATTCGAATGTCGAAGGGCGCTTCACCCTGACCGGCCTGTTTACCACGGCGAGTGATTATGGCGTGTTTGATATTTACCTGAACGGAAAGAAAATCTTCAGCAAACTCGACCTGGGCGGCGAGTTGGACATCAAGCCGATCAAGGCCGGCGCAGTGAATATACTAAAGGGCGCCAATTTGCTGGAGGTGGAACTCGTCAGGCACGCCAAGGGCGCCGCCAAGAAAAGCCACTTCGGCATCGACAAGCTGATCTTCGAATAG
- a CDS encoding MFS transporter, which translates to MTFPSKIRRFLASHQRWLIVAILFFFSVANNFDRQTLSVLAPTLKEKLGFTSVEYSYILTAFLAAYTTGYVFCGRLIDRFGVKICMTVALCVWSLVSMAHAAAAGWVGLLVFRFMLGLVESFNSPGGIKALGEWTPSRERGLCVAIFNNGYVWGAIFAAPIVAFITHHLNWHLGFILPGLAGFALLAVWWKFYDSPERHRWISPAERAHILATRGGPSAAAGEKIPLVKIITHPVCVAFFFARFLTDPYAYFFNFWLPDYFTNARGFSLALIGLISWIPFLAGDIGGPGGGALSDWLIRRGINPLRARFTLLAAAACLMPLANVAVRTQSVWVAIAIIAVMFACQTCWMANQLSLLSESFPRSATATVISISAIGGSLGGIVATLLTGQAVQHYGYVPVFTAMSVLHLAALAAIGFVLFRKRGLARVPAPAM; encoded by the coding sequence ATGACCTTTCCCTCAAAAATCCGCCGCTTTCTCGCCAGCCACCAGCGATGGCTCATCGTCGCCATACTTTTTTTCTTTTCAGTCGCGAACAACTTCGACCGCCAGACCCTCTCGGTGCTGGCGCCGACGTTGAAGGAGAAGCTCGGTTTCACCTCGGTCGAGTACTCCTACATCCTCACCGCCTTCCTCGCGGCCTACACGACCGGCTACGTCTTTTGCGGGCGCCTGATCGACCGCTTCGGCGTCAAAATCTGCATGACCGTCGCGCTCTGCGTCTGGAGTCTCGTCTCGATGGCCCACGCCGCCGCCGCCGGCTGGGTCGGCCTCCTTGTTTTCCGCTTCATGCTCGGCCTCGTCGAGAGCTTCAACTCCCCCGGCGGCATCAAGGCCCTCGGCGAATGGACGCCCAGCCGCGAGCGCGGCCTCTGCGTTGCCATCTTCAACAACGGCTATGTCTGGGGCGCCATCTTCGCCGCGCCCATCGTCGCCTTCATCACCCATCACCTCAACTGGCACCTCGGCTTCATCCTGCCCGGACTCGCGGGCTTCGCTCTGCTCGCCGTCTGGTGGAAGTTTTACGACAGCCCGGAGCGCCACCGTTGGATTTCCCCGGCCGAGCGCGCCCACATCCTGGCCACGCGCGGCGGCCCGTCCGCCGCCGCCGGAGAAAAAATTCCGCTCGTCAAAATCATCACGCACCCCGTCTGCGTCGCCTTCTTTTTTGCCCGCTTTCTCACCGATCCCTACGCCTACTTCTTCAACTTCTGGCTGCCGGACTACTTCACCAACGCCCGCGGCTTTTCCCTCGCCCTCATCGGCCTCATCAGCTGGATACCCTTCCTTGCCGGCGACATCGGCGGCCCCGGCGGCGGCGCCCTCTCCGACTGGCTCATCCGCCGGGGCATCAACCCCCTGCGCGCCCGTTTCACGCTCCTCGCCGCCGCCGCCTGCCTCATGCCCCTGGCCAATGTCGCCGTCCGCACCCAGTCCGTCTGGGTCGCCATCGCCATTATCGCCGTGATGTTCGCCTGCCAGACCTGCTGGATGGCCAACCAGCTCTCGCTGCTCTCCGAGTCTTTCCCGCGCAGCGCCACGGCCACGGTCATTTCCATTTCCGCCATCGGCGGCTCGCTCGGCGGCATCGTGGCGACCCTGTTGACCGGCCAGGCCGTCCAGCACTACGGTTACGTGCCGGTGTTCACCGCGATGAGCGTGTTGCATCTGGCCGCGCTCGCGGCGATCGGCTTCGTGTTGTTTCGCAAACGGGGCTTGGCGCGTGTCCCCGCCCCTGCGATGTGA
- a CDS encoding sialidase family protein produces MRRPFILLPFFPARLVVLLGASLLCAAEIAADERITPPAQSLPIKKPGAPCTSIIRLDDGALLTLDGNSTLRSRDNGKTWGERKPVVAGFDTTGTAEGVPTDMIRLIRTRSGALVIVWRDVRKDDWLKDGSGLGPKASGDVWCMRSLDNGATWTGRQRIFDGVCGHPPIRLLQTRSGRLVFPLQYYTGGPLRSVVRTCVSDDDGVTWKMGNIIDLGGRGHHDGVIEPDLIELRDGRIWMLIRTNWDRYWEAFSEDGGLTWRTIRPAAIEASSSPPYCTRLASGRLLLIWNRLHPEGQPDYKRRQPGDALWAETAASWHRDELSAALSGDDGATWSKPVIIARQKDKWLAYVETFEPEPGTIWFFTAQGKLSGMFQEASLLKTP; encoded by the coding sequence ATGCGCCGCCCATTCATCCTCCTGCCATTTTTTCCCGCCCGGCTCGTCGTATTGCTGGGCGCGTCGCTTCTCTGCGCCGCCGAGATTGCGGCGGACGAACGCATCACGCCGCCCGCGCAATCGCTCCCAATAAAAAAACCCGGCGCGCCCTGCACCTCCATCATCCGCCTCGATGACGGCGCGCTGCTCACGCTCGACGGAAACTCGACCCTGCGCAGCCGTGACAACGGAAAAACGTGGGGCGAGCGAAAACCCGTCGTGGCCGGCTTTGACACGACCGGGACCGCGGAGGGCGTGCCGACCGACATGATCCGCCTGATCCGGACCCGCTCCGGCGCGCTCGTCATCGTGTGGCGCGACGTCCGCAAGGACGACTGGCTGAAGGACGGCAGCGGCCTGGGTCCGAAGGCGAGCGGCGACGTGTGGTGCATGCGCAGCCTCGACAACGGCGCGACCTGGACCGGCCGCCAGCGCATCTTCGACGGCGTGTGCGGCCATCCGCCGATCCGGCTGCTTCAAACCAGAAGCGGACGGCTGGTGTTTCCCCTGCAATATTACACCGGCGGCCCGCTGCGCAGTGTCGTCCGCACCTGTGTGTCAGACGACGACGGCGTGACCTGGAAAATGGGCAACATCATCGACCTCGGCGGGCGCGGACACCACGATGGGGTGATCGAACCCGATCTCATCGAGTTGCGCGACGGGCGCATCTGGATGCTTATCCGCACGAACTGGGATCGCTACTGGGAAGCGTTCTCCGAGGATGGCGGCCTGACATGGCGCACCATCAGACCGGCCGCCATCGAGGCATCCAGCTCGCCGCCTTATTGCACGCGGCTCGCGAGCGGCCGCCTGCTCCTCATCTGGAACCGGCTCCATCCCGAAGGCCAGCCCGACTATAAGCGCAGACAACCCGGCGACGCCCTCTGGGCCGAAACCGCCGCGAGCTGGCACCGCGACGAACTCTCCGCGGCCCTGTCCGGCGACGACGGCGCCACCTGGAGCAAGCCCGTGATCATCGCGCGCCAAAAAGACAAATGGCTCGCCTACGTGGAGACATTCGAGCCCGAGCCCGGCACGATCTGGTTTTTCACCGCGCAGGGGAAGCTCTCGGGCATGTTTCAAGAAGCGTCGTTGCTGAAAACCCCATAA